A genomic window from Buteo buteo chromosome 13, bButBut1.hap1.1, whole genome shotgun sequence includes:
- the LOC142038493 gene encoding urotensin-2 receptor-like produces MSLTDELESHFSATPYMVTDTSEGSLFRIRPNASTNATGDGTSATGSMEDMIAICTIGTILSLMCVIGVTGNVYTLLVMCHYLRSSASMYIYIINLALADLLYLLTIPFIVGTYFIQKWYFGDIGCRILFSLDFLTMHASIFTLTVMSTERYFAVLKPLDTVKRSKSYRKAIAVVIWLVSLLLTLPMLIMIQLVQRDNKSICLPTWSKLSYKVYLTILFGTSIVGPGVIIGYLYIRLAKIYWVSQTASFKQTKRLPNQKVLYLIFTIVLVFWACFLPFWIWQLLFQYYESFPLSPKVMKNVNYLTTCLTYSNSCINPFLYTLLTKNYREYLKNRQRSLSSSSGYFQRRNRFQRISGRSLSTSSQHCTETYVLAHAPLGNSSA; encoded by the coding sequence ATGTCCCTAACCGACGAGCTGGAGAGCCACTTTTCTGCAACCCCCTACATGGTGACAGACACAAGCGAGGGCAGCCTGTTCAGAATCAGACCCAACGCCTCCACCAATGCCACCGGGGACGGCACATCAGCCACCGGGTCCATGGAGGACATGATCGCTATCTGCACCATTGGGACAATCCTCTCCCTCATGTGTGTGATTGGGGTGACAGGCAATGTCTACACTTTGCTAGTGATGTGCCATTACTTGCGATCATCTGCTTCCATGTATATTTACATCATCAACCTTGCGCTGGCAGACCTGCTCTACCTTCTCACCATCCCCTTCATCGTCGGGACCTACTTCATTCAGAAATGGTACTTTGGGGACATTGGCTGTCGCATCCTGTTCAGTCTGGACTTCCTCACTATGCACGCCAGCATCTTTACCCTCACAGTCATGAGTACAGAGCGCTACTTTGCTGTGCTGAAGCCCCTGGACACAGTGAAGAGGTCCAAGAGTTACCGAAAGGCCATTGCTGTTGTTATCTGGCTGGTGTCACTGTTGCTCACTCTCCCAATGCTCATCATGATCCAGCTGGTGCAACGGGACAACAAAAGCATCTGCCTGCCTACTTGGAGCAAGCTGTCCTACAAAGTCTATCTCACCATCCTTTTTGGTACCAGCATTGTGGGTCCAGGGGTAATCATTGGCTACCTTTACATCCGATTAGCTAAGATTTACTGGGTGTCACAAACAGCATCCTTCAAGCAGACCAAGCGGCTCCCAAATCAGAAGGTGCTCTATTTAATCTTCACAATAGTGCTGGTGTTCTGGGCTTGCTTCTTGCCTTTCTGGATATGGCAGCTTCTCTTCCAGTATTATGAATCCTTCCCTTTATCTCCCAAGGTGATGAAGAACGTTAATTACCTAACAACTTGTCTGACCTACAGCAACAGCTGTATCAACCCCTTCCTCTATACCCTGCTCACCAAAAACTACAGGGAGTACCTGAAGAACAGACAGCGGTCCcttagcagcagcagtgggtACTTCCAAAGGAGGAACCGGTTTCAGAGGATTTCAGGGAGATCCCTGTCCACAAGCAGTCAGCACTGCACAGAGACATACGTTCTTGCTCACGCTCCTTTGGGAAACAGCAGTGCCTGA